One Gimesia aquarii DNA segment encodes these proteins:
- a CDS encoding amidohydrolase produces the protein MSYSKQEVVDRCQILLAHAWMVRTFVKHSDEIDDFPELMNITRAVFDTSRALETRVDDLDAYLKMLRKKMRKLRQATDQFAVDAPNASLHTNFQQAVISMKACTKELEELLEQVE, from the coding sequence ATGTCCTATAGCAAGCAAGAAGTTGTTGATCGTTGTCAGATTTTATTGGCTCATGCCTGGATGGTACGTACTTTCGTCAAACATAGTGACGAGATCGATGATTTTCCGGAGCTGATGAATATCACTCGTGCTGTGTTCGATACATCAAGGGCTTTGGAAACGCGTGTAGATGATCTTGACGCCTATCTTAAAATGCTGCGAAAAAAAATGAGGAAGCTGCGTCAGGCGACTGATCAATTTGCAGTGGACGCTCCTAACGCTTCATTGCATACTAATTTTCAACAGGCTGTCATTTCAATGAAAGCTTGCACAAAAGAATTGGAAGAATTACTCGAGCAGGTTGAATAA